A region of the Kiloniellales bacterium genome:
GCCCGAAGCGCAACCGGCTCTTCATGGCGGCGAGCCAGTCGCTCTACGCGCTCTACGTCAACACCCAGGGCGCTCCCGGTGGCTGAACGTCCCCGCGAGGAGAACGCGAGCGCCGCCTGCGGCGTGACGCGGCACATCTAGCGGCCCATACTGGCGGCAACAGGCGAGGAGAAGGACCGATGGCGATTGCGATGGATCGAAGGGATCTGCTGGTCGGGCTGGCGGCGGGCTACGTGGTGGCCCTGTCGGGCTGCGAAACCAACCCGGATATCGGCCGCCGCCAGCTCATCCTGATATCCGATCAGCAGCTGATGCAGATGTCCGATTCGGCCTGGTCGCAGATCAAGCAGAGGGAGACCTTCGTCACCGGCAGCCCGGTCAACAAGCAGGTCGACCGCATCGGCACCGAGATCGTCGACGCCTCGGGGGTCACCGACCGGAACTGGGAGTTCGCGGTGATCGAGAGCAACCAGGTCAACGCCTTCGTGCTGCCCGGCGGCCAGGTCGCCTTCTACACCGGCATCCTGGACATCATGGACAACGACGACCAGATCGCGACGGTCATGGGCCACGAGGTGGGGCACGTGGCGGGCAACCATTCGGCGGAGCGCGCCAGCCAGCAGATCCTGGCCGGCATCGGCCTGACCGCCGCGACCATCGTCGCCGCCTCGTCGGACCGCCGCCACGCCGGCGCCATCGCCGCGGCGCTGGGCGCCGGGGTGACCTTCGGCATCATCCTGCCCTACTCGCGCCAGCACGAGCTCGAGGCCGACCGGCTCGGCGTCCGCTACATGGCCGGCGCCGGCTACGAGCCCGACGAGGCGCTCCGCTTCTGGGACACCATGTCGAAGAAGGGCGGCAACACGGTCGAGTTCATGTCGACCCACCCCTCCGACCGGACCCGCATCGCCGCCATGCGGGACGAGATCTCCCGACTGGACGTGTAGAGACGCCCGGATCGATCGGCACCGGGGACCTTAACGTTCGGCCATGGCCTTCTCCAGGTAATCGGCCACGGCGTCATGCCCGTGGTTCCTGGCGAGTGTCAGAGCCGTGCGGCTATCGAGGTCGCGGGCATCGATGTCGGCACCGAGCTCGACGAGACGCATAACGATCTCCGTGTGGCCCATCGAAGCCGCGCCGTGCAACGGAGGATCGTCGGCAGGATTGAGATCGGCGCCCGCCGCAACGAGTATCTCCACGATGTCGGCCCGACCCTGCTGGGCGGCATGCGCCAGAGGCGTTCCGTACAAGTGCGCGTCGCCGCAGGGTTTGTTCAAGTCCGCCCCCGCGCTGACCAGGATCTCGACGATGGCCCGGTGACCCGAGGCCGCCGCATCTGCCAAGGGGCTGTAGACCCCCCCGTTCTCCTTTTGATAGGTGCAATCGACACAGGCACTGCGCTGCACCAGCAGCGCAACGGCAAGCGCCTGGCCGTGAAGCGTGGCAACGTGCAGCGGCATGAGGCCGTTGTAGGCGGTCGTGGTGTTGGGATCGACCCCTGCGTCGAGCAGCCATCGCAGCGCTTGCCCCTGTCCCTTCCGGGCTGCCGCGTGGAGAGCCGTGCCGTAGAAACCGTGATTGACGCCGATATCCGCGCCGGCCGCCGCGAGAAGCTGCATGGCCTCGGTATTGCCCTGAGCCGCGGCGACCATGAAGGGCGTCGAGCCGGCCTCGCAGCAGTAGGGATTGTCAGTCAGAATCCTGTTGGGGTCGGCGCCGGCGTCAAGCTGCTGGCGCAGGCTATCGTTGTCTTGGGCGCGGATTGCCGTGACCAGGGCATTCTCCCGCATTCCCTTGTTAGAGGCTGCGGCGCCGGCCATCGGAAGGATCAGGGCCGCGACGATGGAGAGCCAGAATATCCGGGACATGGGGGCTCCGGAACGGGAAGACCAGACTGCGACGGACACTGCGCGTTCCCAGGTTAAGGCAGGGTTTAACCCGGCCGCGATGCCCCGAGCCCCGAGGAATCATCCCGGGACAATCTGGTTCAAATGCCAGTCAACAGCCGCGCTCTTTCGTGTTAGGACTCTCGCCGAGCGGGCCGGCCGGAAGGGGGCGCCGGCCCGCGCAGCAGGATCCGTAGGGGAAGCTCATGACCGCGCGACGTTCCGTGACCAAGGCCCTGTTCCTCGCCGTTTCGGCGCTCTGGCTGGTCGGCCAGGCCCCGCCGGCCCTGGCCCAGGCCGCCGTCGAGCAGGCGATCCAGGCCCACGTCGAGCAGATCGGCACCGGCAAGGCGCTATCGATCCAGGGCGCGCCGATCGCGGCGGACCACTTCATCCCCGACTTCTATCGCCTACGGAGCTTCGCGCCGGCCTGGACCGACCAGGACAACGTCGAGGCCCTGCTGGCGGCGGTCGAAGCCAGTCCCGAGCAGGGCCTGAACCCCGCCGACTTCCACGCCGAGGCGCTCGACGAGATGCGCGCGCGGCTGGCCGGCGGGTCCGACGACCCGGCCGCGCTGGCCGATTTCGACGTGCTGATGACCGACAGCCTGGTGCGTCTCGGCTCGCAGATCTTCGACGGCAAGCTCGATCCGGCCGCGCTCGACTCCTCGTGGAACTTCGGCGAGAGGGTGCTGGACAAGGAGCCCGTGGTCCTGGCCAACGAGGCGATCGAGTCCCGCGCCGTCGGCCAGCTGCTCCGCGACCTGGAGCCCAAGCACCCGGTCTACGGGCTGCTCAAGACCGCGCTCGCCAAGTACCGCGAGATCGAGGCCAAGGGCGGGTGGCCGGAGCTGCCCGAGGGCCCGGCCCTCAAGCCGGGCATGGAGGACAGCCGCGTCGCCCTGCTGCGCGACCGGCTGGTGATCAGCGGCGATTTGAATCAGGCGGCGGGCGCCGCGCCGCTGGTCTTCGACGAGCCCCTCGAGGCGGCGGTGAAGCAATTCCAGAACCGCCACGGCCTCGAGCCCGACGGGGCCGTGGGCCCGGCCACGCGGGCCGCGATGAACCGGCCGCCCCAGGCCAAGATCGACACGATCCGGGTCAATCTCGAGCGGGCGCGCTGGGTCCTGCCCGGTCTGAAGGGCGACTTCATCATCGTCAACGTCGCCGGGTTCCGCACCTTCGTGATGAACGACGACGACATCAAGTGGACGACCCGCTCGATCGTCGGCGCCCCGTTCCGCAAGACCCCGGTATTCCGGGAGAACATGACCCACATCGTGTTCAACCCGACCTGGACCGTGCCCTCGGGCATCCTGGGGCGGAGCATTCTGCCGAAGGCCAAGAAGGATCCAAACTTTCTGACGGCGAACAACTTCAAGGTCGTCGCGCGCGACGGCAAGGCGGTCGACCCGGCCTCGCTGGACTGGTCGAAGCTCAGCGCAAAGGGCTTCCCCTACAGGATCGTCCAGGGCCCCGGCGACAAGAACGCGCTCGGCCGGGTCAAGTTCATGTTCCCGAACAAGTACGCGGTCTACCTGCACGACACGCCCTCGAAACCGCTGTTCGAGAAGGCCGAGCGGGCCTTCAGCTCGGGCTGTATCCGGGTCGACAAGCCCTTCGACCTGGCCGAGCTGCTGCTCAGCGACGACCCGAGCTGGACCCGCGAGCGGATCGACCAGGTGCTGGCATCCGGCAAGACGACGACCGTCAATCTGGCCAAGCCGCTGCCCGTCCTGCTGCAATACTGGACGGTCGAGACGGCACGGAACCCGGGCGAGATCGTCTTCCGCAAAGACATCTACAAGCGCGACGCCCCGATCCTGAAGGGTCTCGACGCGCCCTACGTCATTCGCTGAGAGGCGCGAGGGACGATCCGGCCCGGCCGGGCAGACCGCTAGAAACGCGGCTGCTCTAACAGGCTGCTGAAGAAGTGCTCAGTCCGAACCATCACCCTTCGACAAGCTCAGGGTGAGGGCAAAATGTTTCAAGCACTTACCCTCATCCTGAGCTTGTCGAAGGATGACGTTTATCAAGGGCTCACAAGTTGTTCGGCAGCCTACTAAGGCCAGTCGTCGTGGCTGTGGGGGCTGTCGGCGTAGTGTTGCCTCAGCGCGTCCCGGCCGAAGTCGTTGAGGGGGTCGCGCCAGACCGCGTGGATGTGGTTGCCGCCCCGCGTGTTGTCGAACTCGATCAGAATGCGGGGGCCGTGAATGCGGTAGTAGAAGGCCGCCCGCTCGGCGGCCTCCCCGGCCCAGGCGAAGGAGGTCTCGGCCAGGCCCTCGTCGAATAGCCGCATGTAAGTCTGCCCGACCTCGTCGCGCGCCATGCCGACGTAGACCGAGACCAGTTGCCTGAGGAGGCTTCTCTGGCCGTCGGTCAGGTCCGGGCCCAGGACGCCCGCCCGCCGGTCGAGGGCGTCGCCGTCGCCGGGCCCAGTGACGATGTTGCGGGGCGACGAGGAGAGCCTGGCCGCCGCCGCCCGATCGGGTTCGAGGCTGCGGATCAGGCGGAGCGCCAGGGTCATCTCGTCCTGCTGGATAACCTTCGAGAAGCCCGAACCCGACGGCGGCACGGCCGGGTTAGTACCGGTGAAGAGCGGCGTCACGAAGGCCTCGTCCGGGGCTGCGAGCGTGACGTTGATCGAGAGGTGATGGCCCTCGAGCCGCCAGCCCCAGGGATAGCCCTTCGGATCGCCGAAGACGGAGACGTAGTAGCCCTCGGGATTGCGGTAGCTGAGCGACGAGCCTTCGACCTCCGCCAGCACGGCTTCGAGGCGCATGATCTCCTGGGCTTTCAGGACGCCGGTAGACGACAGGGTCGCGCGCATCAGATCCGTCGTCGCGTCCTTCTGCGCCTGGCTCATGTCGCCGATCATCAGGCCTTCGCGCCGGCGGGGCGTGAAGTGCCAGTCGCGGCGCTCCCGGTCGGCGAAGGGGAATGACGCCCGCTCGCCCGACGGCCCCGCCGCCTCCAGCCAGCGTGAAGCGGCCTCGGCCATCGCCCGGTCGAAGGCCCCCGCGACGGAGGGCGCGGGAAGCGTCAGGGCCGCGGACACGAGAATCAAGCGGAGCGAACGGAGCATGATCGGTGACATGTCTGACGCTGCCAGGCCTCTGCGTCGAGGAGGCGGGCGGCCGGCGCTCGGCCGCCCCGCCCCTCTTCCTGCTACTTCGACCCGGTCACGTCACCAGGCGTACTTGACCGAGCAGCCGTAGGGCCGGGTCGAGGCTTCCGCGATCTCACGGCCCGCCGCCATGTCGTCGAGCGCGGCACGGACGTAGTTCTTGGCGGAGGCGACGGTGCTGTGGCGCGACGAGGGCTTGTCGTCGATGCCGCCCTTGTAGACCAGCTCTCCCTCGGCGTTGATGATGTACATGTGGGGCGTGGTGACCGCGCCGTAGGCCTTGCCGATCTCGCCCTTCGGATCAAGGACCAGGTGGTCGGGCGACGCCTTGGTCTTGTCGATGTTGGCGAGCGCTTCCTTGGGCTCGAGATACCCCTGCTGTCCCGGTGCCGACGAGATGACCGAGATCCACGTCACGTCGTGCTCGGACCTCGCCTCCTGCTGGAGCGCCTGCATGTTGTTGGTGTCGTAGTGCTTGCGCACGTAGGGGCAGTCCTTGTTGGTCCACTCCAGCACGACGGTCTTGCCCTTGAGGTCGCCGAGGCTGACGGTCTCGCCGGACGCGGTCACGCCCTCGAAACCGGGCGCCATGGCGCCGACCTCGGGACTTGCGCTCGCGCCGGCGAAGGGCAGCGCCGCGACCATGGCGGCCAGGAGTGCGGTCTTCACGGCAGTGGTCCTAAGCATGTCGAAAGCCTTTCCAGTTGGTTGGTGGGTGAAGGCTCAGGCGGGGCCCGAAGCCAGGGAAGAGAGGGCGTCGCGCACCGCGCCGGGTGCGAGGATCTGCGGCAGCACGCTGGGCTCGCCGCCGCCCGGGGGATACAGCACGTAGAGCGGAACGCCGAGCCGCCCGAAGCGCTCCAGGAACCGGGTGATCTCGGGGTCCCGATTGGTCCAATCTCCCTGCAGGTAGGCGATATCGTGCGTGGCGAGTAAATCCGTGAAGCTCGACCCGCTGAGCGCGACACGCTCGTTGACCTTGCAGGTGATGCACCAGTCCGCCGTCATGTTGACGAAGACGGGACGTCCGGCGTCCACGAGCTCCTGCAGCCGCGCCTCGCTGTAGGGCTCGGCGGTTTTACCCGCCGCTACCGGCTCGACCGGCGCCGCCCCGGTGCCCGCGATCCAGCCGAGCGCGCCGGTGGCGCCCGCCAGGGGCACGAGCACGGCCAGCACGCGCACGGCGCGCGCCGCCCCCTGCCCGGCGAACGGCCGTTCCGGCAATGCCCAGGCGGCGAAGGCGATGGCGATCAGGCCCAGCGTCGCCATGAAGGCCGCATCGGGGCCGGCCTGCCGGCTCAGCACCCAGATCAGCCAGGCCGCGGTCGCATACATGGGGAAGGCGAGGAACTGCTTGAAACGGACCATCCACTGTCCGGGTCTCGGCATCAGCCTGCCAAGTGCCGGGCTGGCGGTGAGCAGCAGGTACGGCAGGGCGAGGCCGAGACCGAGAGCCGCGAAGACACCGAGCGTCGCCGCCGGCGGCAGCAGCAGCGCGCCGCCGATCGCCGTCGCCATGAACGGGGCCGTGCAGGGCGCGGCGACGACCGCGGCCAGAACCCCCGTCGCGAAGGAGCCGCCATGTCCCGAGCCGATGCTCACGGTTCCGCCCAGGCCGGCGAGGCGGCCGCCGACCTCGAACAGACCCGAGAGGTTCAGCCCCACGGCCATGACGACGTAGGCCAAGGCGGCCACGACCAGGGGCTCCTGCAGCTGGAAACCCCAGCCGACCGCCTCCCCGCCCGCGCGCAGAACGATAAGAACAGCGGCGAGGACCAGGAAGCTCGCAACCACGCCCGCGGTATAGGCGCCCCCGTGGGCGAGGCGCCGGGCGGGGGTCTCGTCGGCCTGTTTGGCGAGGCCGACGGCCTTGACGGCCAGGACCGGGAATACGCAGGGCATGAGGTTGAGCAAGACCCCGCCGGCAAGCGCCAGAACGAGCAAGAGCGTGAGGCCGGGTGCGGGATTGGCGCCGAGGGCATCGGAAGCCGAGATCGGCGCATTCGT
Encoded here:
- a CDS encoding M48 family metallopeptidase, which translates into the protein MAIAMDRRDLLVGLAAGYVVALSGCETNPDIGRRQLILISDQQLMQMSDSAWSQIKQRETFVTGSPVNKQVDRIGTEIVDASGVTDRNWEFAVIESNQVNAFVLPGGQVAFYTGILDIMDNDDQIATVMGHEVGHVAGNHSAERASQQILAGIGLTAATIVAASSDRRHAGAIAAALGAGVTFGIILPYSRQHELEADRLGVRYMAGAGYEPDEALRFWDTMSKKGGNTVEFMSTHPSDRTRIAAMRDEISRLDV
- a CDS encoding ankyrin repeat domain-containing protein, encoding MSRIFWLSIVAALILPMAGAAASNKGMRENALVTAIRAQDNDSLRQQLDAGADPNRILTDNPYCCEAGSTPFMVAAAQGNTEAMQLLAAAGADIGVNHGFYGTALHAAARKGQGQALRWLLDAGVDPNTTTAYNGLMPLHVATLHGQALAVALLVQRSACVDCTYQKENGGVYSPLADAAASGHRAIVEILVSAGADLNKPCGDAHLYGTPLAHAAQQGRADIVEILVAAGADLNPADDPPLHGAASMGHTEIVMRLVELGADIDARDLDSRTALTLARNHGHDAVADYLEKAMAER
- a CDS encoding L,D-transpeptidase family protein; protein product: MTARRSVTKALFLAVSALWLVGQAPPALAQAAVEQAIQAHVEQIGTGKALSIQGAPIAADHFIPDFYRLRSFAPAWTDQDNVEALLAAVEASPEQGLNPADFHAEALDEMRARLAGGSDDPAALADFDVLMTDSLVRLGSQIFDGKLDPAALDSSWNFGERVLDKEPVVLANEAIESRAVGQLLRDLEPKHPVYGLLKTALAKYREIEAKGGWPELPEGPALKPGMEDSRVALLRDRLVISGDLNQAAGAAPLVFDEPLEAAVKQFQNRHGLEPDGAVGPATRAAMNRPPQAKIDTIRVNLERARWVLPGLKGDFIIVNVAGFRTFVMNDDDIKWTTRSIVGAPFRKTPVFRENMTHIVFNPTWTVPSGILGRSILPKAKKDPNFLTANNFKVVARDGKAVDPASLDWSKLSAKGFPYRIVQGPGDKNALGRVKFMFPNKYAVYLHDTPSKPLFEKAERAFSSGCIRVDKPFDLAELLLSDDPSWTRERIDQVLASGKTTTVNLAKPLPVLLQYWTVETARNPGEIVFRKDIYKRDAPILKGLDAPYVIR
- a CDS encoding DUF3500 domain-containing protein, translated to MLRSLRLILVSAALTLPAPSVAGAFDRAMAEAASRWLEAAGPSGERASFPFADRERRDWHFTPRRREGLMIGDMSQAQKDATTDLMRATLSSTGVLKAQEIMRLEAVLAEVEGSSLSYRNPEGYYVSVFGDPKGYPWGWRLEGHHLSINVTLAAPDEAFVTPLFTGTNPAVPPSGSGFSKVIQQDEMTLALRLIRSLEPDRAAAARLSSSPRNIVTGPGDGDALDRRAGVLGPDLTDGQRSLLRQLVSVYVGMARDEVGQTYMRLFDEGLAETSFAWAGEAAERAAFYYRIHGPRILIEFDNTRGGNHIHAVWRDPLNDFGRDALRQHYADSPHSHDDWP
- a CDS encoding thioredoxin family protein, whose amino-acid sequence is MKTALLAAMVAALPFAGASASPEVGAMAPGFEGVTASGETVSLGDLKGKTVVLEWTNKDCPYVRKHYDTNNMQALQQEARSEHDVTWISVISSAPGQQGYLEPKEALANIDKTKASPDHLVLDPKGEIGKAYGAVTTPHMYIINAEGELVYKGGIDDKPSSRHSTVASAKNYVRAALDDMAAGREIAEASTRPYGCSVKYAW
- a CDS encoding thioredoxin family protein, whose protein sequence is PVTGRLATGIATGTESLADPATAPLLAKARAEQPLDSPWPVVAAAGEGHVALTLRGPRTDFAAVQSAFVFADTWGALDHAATQRLSLTEDGLTVTAPLGAAPPDGGFSGVVTLFQESGPSRSFIVTNAPISASDALGANPAPGLTLLLVLALAGGVLLNLMPCVFPVLAVKAVGLAKQADETPARRLAHGGAYTAGVVASFLVLAAVLIVLRAGGEAVGWGFQLQEPLVVAALAYVVMAVGLNLSGLFEVGGRLAGLGGTVSIGSGHGGSFATGVLAAVVAAPCTAPFMATAIGGALLLPPAATLGVFAALGLGLALPYLLLTASPALGRLMPRPGQWMVRFKQFLAFPMYATAAWLIWVLSRQAGPDAAFMATLGLIAIAFAAWALPERPFAGQGAARAVRVLAVLVPLAGATGALGWIAGTGAAPVEPVAAGKTAEPYSEARLQELVDAGRPVFVNMTADWCITCKVNERVALSGSSFTDLLATHDIAYLQGDWTNRDPEITRFLERFGRLGVPLYVLYPPGGGEPSVLPQILAPGAVRDALSSLASGPA